A single window of Flagellimonas maritima DNA harbors:
- the rsmA gene encoding 16S rRNA (adenine(1518)-N(6)/adenine(1519)-N(6))-dimethyltransferase RsmA: MAKKNKKRYEESWSKKKKNGRDESIVKPKKYLGQHFLKDEDIAKQIADTLSLDGYTNVLEIGPGMGVLTKYLLLKNLDLVAMDLDEESIVYLNHSFRLEHPKVFEKNNRFAIIEADFLRFDLKQLYGDEQFAITGNFPYNISSQIVFKMLEMRQQIPEFSGMFQKEVAKRICENPGSKTYGILSVLVQAFYEAEYLFTVHPQVFDPPPKVQSGVLRLTRRATLKLPCDEHLFFKVVKVAFNQRRKTIRNSLKTFNLSNNLKEDTIFDKRPEQLSVPDFIALTQKIANDSV, from the coding sequence GTGGCCAAAAAGAATAAAAAGAGATATGAAGAAAGCTGGTCAAAAAAAAAGAAAAATGGGCGTGACGAGAGCATTGTCAAACCTAAAAAGTATCTAGGACAGCACTTTTTAAAGGATGAGGATATAGCCAAACAAATTGCTGATACGCTTTCCCTCGATGGATATACCAATGTTTTGGAAATTGGTCCGGGCATGGGTGTGCTTACCAAATACCTGCTCCTTAAAAATTTGGATTTAGTAGCCATGGATCTCGACGAAGAATCCATAGTCTATCTTAACCATAGTTTCCGTTTGGAGCATCCAAAAGTGTTTGAAAAGAATAATCGCTTTGCTATTATTGAAGCAGACTTTTTAAGGTTTGATTTAAAACAACTTTATGGGGATGAACAATTTGCCATAACCGGCAACTTTCCCTATAATATTTCCAGCCAAATTGTCTTTAAGATGTTGGAAATGAGACAGCAGATTCCAGAATTTTCAGGTATGTTCCAAAAAGAGGTCGCAAAGCGTATTTGCGAAAACCCTGGGAGCAAAACCTACGGCATATTATCGGTTTTGGTACAGGCCTTCTATGAAGCGGAATACCTTTTCACCGTGCATCCACAAGTATTTGACCCCCCTCCAAAAGTACAATCAGGAGTGTTGCGACTAACCCGAAGGGCAACTTTAAAATTACCCTGTGACGAGCATTTGTTTTTCAAAGTGGTAAAGGTCGCTTTCAACCAAAGAAGGAAGACTATTCGCAATAGTCTTAAAACCTTCAACCTTTCCAATAATCTAAAAGAAGATACTATATTTGATAAGCGTCCAGAACAACTGAGCGTACCTGACTTTATAGCGTTAACACAGAAAATAGCCAATGACTCCGTTTAA
- a CDS encoding DUF4286 family protein, with amino-acid sequence MLIYNVTINIDESVHDKWLSWMRDKHIPDMLATGKFSHAKMAKVLVEEDMEGITYSIQYTSKDRKTLESYYEEDAERLRGDTLKLFSNKFVAFRTELEIISQQIP; translated from the coding sequence ATGCTCATATATAATGTCACCATCAATATAGATGAAAGCGTTCATGATAAATGGTTATCCTGGATGCGTGATAAACATATTCCGGATATGTTGGCGACAGGTAAGTTCTCTCATGCAAAAATGGCCAAAGTACTTGTTGAAGAGGATATGGAAGGAATCACCTACTCCATTCAGTACACTTCCAAAGACAGGAAAACCTTGGAAAGCTATTATGAGGAAGATGCGGAGAGATTACGTGGCGATACTCTAAAATTATTTTCCAACAAATTTGTTGCCTTTAGAACAGAGTTGGAAATAATAAGCCAGCAAATACCCTAA